CGGCAGAAGACGTTGATCCCGGCCAGCTCGCGATCGACGACGTCGCGCACCCGCCGCTCAACGGCGCCGCGGCGCACGCCCTTCGCGAGAATGATCTGCGCGGCCGTAATGGGCTGGTCGATGGGCTTGCCGATCTGGCTGACCATCCAGACGTACACTTCGCGGATGCCGGAGACTTCCTCGTAGACCTTCTGCGCGACCTGGTGGGTGAAGACCGAATAGATTTTGCCGACGTGCGACACTGGGTTCTTGCCGGCCGCCGCCTCCGTGCCCATCGGTCGGTTGATCGCGATCACGCCGTTCACCTTGTTGCCGCGTCCGACCTGCCCGCTGTCGCCCGACTCCGCGGACGTACCCAGTACCGACAGGTACACGCCGTTCTGCCCGCGGCCCGGCTCGTCGAGCGTGTTGACATCGAAGTGCACGCGCTCGAGCGTCGAGCGCTTCTTCAAGAACTGGACGACGTTTTCGTGCAGCTGTCGCTTGCGCCGGAAATACTGATCCTCGCCGTCGACAAACCGATCGACGAAGGCGACGGCCGCGGTCAGGCGCAGCTCCGGGCCGAGACGCACGCCCATCACCTTCACATCCTCGCCGGCTTCCGGGAACTCTTCCTTGAACGTCCGCGAGTTGATGTACTGCTCGGTCTCCCGGACGAGGCGCTCGGTCTCCGTCATCGGCCAGTAGCCGACCGCCGCCGAGGTGTCGTTCGCGCCGGTGGTGTCGCGGCTGAAGATGTCGACCAGCTCCGCGGAGCCGGGCTTCAGCTCAAGCTGGTAGGTGACGTGGGGACCGTCCTGGTCGTCCGCGGCGCCCGGATCGACGAAGCGCAGGTTCTCCCGCATCCAGTGCTTCGCCGTCCGGATCGCGATCTCCCGAATCGGCAGCTCCTTGCCGTTGATCCCGTAGGTAGCGCGGTCGCCGAAGATGAGCCGCATCGGCTCCGTGATCTTCCCTCCGCCGAAGCGCGTGTCGGCGTCGCCGGCGACGAGGAAGGCCTTGTCGATGTTGTGATGGAGAATGTGCCCGAACTGGCTGATGTACTCCTTGCTCAGTTCGACGGACACGCGATCCATGATCGCGTCGCAAATCGAGTCGGGATGACCGACGCCCTTGCGCTCGACCATCTCGACCTGGAGTTCGCCGACCGGCACCCCCGGCAACGTTTCGACCTTGATATCGCGCATCGCGATGGCCTCCGCCCAGTCAGATTCGTTCGCGACCATGCGAGATCGCGAGATTCGACCTTGCAGGTTCGCCGCACTCCCCACAACCCCTGCGGGGCGCAGGCGCGCCGCGACCGGTACCGACTGCGCGGGGATCGGGTTGCGAAACGGGCGGCGCGAACGCGACGCGAGCGAGGTGCGGTCCGGTCTAGCTCTCTTCCGCCACCTGCTTCTCGCGCGCCACGACCTCGACTTCCTTCATCACGGCCTCGAGCAGATCCGCTTCGGGCAGGCTCGCGACGATCCGGCCGCGCTTGAAGATCAGACCCATGCCTTTACCGCAGGCCACGCCCAGATCCGCCATCCGGGCCTCGCCGGGCCCGTTGACGGCGCAGCCCATCACCGCGACCTTGATCGGCACCGGGTAGGCGGCGAGGCGCCGCTCGACTTCCTCGGCGAGCGCTACGATGTCCACGTCCGCCCGGCCGCACGAGGGACAGGCGACGAGAATCGGTCCGCGCATTCGCAAGCCGAGGGCCTTCAACACTTCGAAGCCGGCCTTGACCTCTTCGACCGGATCCGTGGCGAGCGAGACCCGAATGGTGTCACCA
This genomic interval from bacterium contains the following:
- a CDS encoding methionine adenosyltransferase, with amino-acid sequence MRDIKVETLPGVPVGELQVEMVERKGVGHPDSICDAIMDRVSVELSKEYISQFGHILHHNIDKAFLVAGDADTRFGGGKITEPMRLIFGDRATYGINGKELPIREIAIRTAKHWMRENLRFVDPGAADDQDGPHVTYQLELKPGSAELVDIFSRDTTGANDTSAAVGYWPMTETERLVRETEQYINSRTFKEEFPEAGEDVKVMGVRLGPELRLTAAVAFVDRFVDGEDQYFRRKRQLHENVVQFLKKRSTLERVHFDVNTLDEPGRGQNGVYLSVLGTSAESGDSGQVGRGNKVNGVIAINRPMGTEAAAGKNPVSHVGKIYSVFTHQVAQKVYEEVSGIREVYVWMVSQIGKPIDQPITAAQIILAKGVRRGAVERRVRDVVDRELAGINVFCRDLAAGKYSVC